One Pieris brassicae chromosome 11, ilPieBrab1.1, whole genome shotgun sequence DNA window includes the following coding sequences:
- the LOC123716478 gene encoding COPII coat assembly protein sec16, producing the protein MVTKKVIKIFLVVFISDYVIALSFPAPQVYVVTPAAPRPFQVDAKPAPFYYRNWMRRMDSGENSTSTTTSTTTTAPRVKTPDLIFAEFESDGSMKKSIKKLLEDERIQPKSTTSTALPIYVPESESNKAAKEEYGLPKPLERDGDKIKNQKVDNDYFSMYNNFYNKVPEPVFLPSTTQRPTIVSTTTPSTTTSLIGNVENIWHIIDNEKLYQEKGKWDEVPLPSYEYTSDGSNDDLSGAHVTEAEPNDSLKKTDEDEESIGVNFALPGFATNTGNAAENESRAIRTEQNIRFPYVNLKPFQMNNLKKPMLDLLSNSKKGNNLLTSLDSFFETKNPVRGEAHDFGNTPMNQPIDRYNPAQPYLPQVYSSKSKQSGPISSPPKATASLVPPPPPPSNGLNLPSPVSYDSFPPYTLDSGFGSSSPSFPPAPAPVPESLPSPPVITPSDDDSIDTYSGPSGESDGPSMDIGYRYKVPSPPSPPAFLPTIAPISKPFNGYSYNKPDMPSNNANSMMPMDQNQGFQGYHYSKPTPTLQAPQSETYDSPTSYGHPASGPTYGSAPDFGDSGPPSEHHNFPFPDSNGNDFKDAGMMPPPDIKPYGSPPSDHSFPSDFPTDFKFPHDFDDHDHDHYLHHDQPPSSTEMPRVNRFSYYYLGKKLYYLPLYFSVYFIVYVGALIIKAVLRHKIVYPNSWRPNTTTAGFFSKRSVDDFLQHDNMHELTGRITHAIATAAEKYTKSKRK; encoded by the exons ATGGttacaaaaaaagttataaaaatatttttagtagttTTCATAAGTGATTATGTAATTGCTCTTAGTTTTCCCGCTCCTCAAGTTTATGTCGTCACACCCGCGGCTCCTCGACCCTTTCAAGTGGATGCAAAGCCAGCACCATTCTATTACCGCAATTGGATGAGAAGAATGGATTCCGGTGAGAACTCAACTTCGACCACGACTTCGACAACGACAACTGCTCCGAGAGTGAAAACACCTGATCTCATTTTTGCAGAATTTGAGTCAGATGGAAGCATGaaaaagtcaataaaaaaacttttggaAGATGAAAGGATTCAACCGAAATCAACTACCTCTACTGCCCTACCAATTTATGTACCTGAAAGTGAGTCTAATAAAGCAGCTAAAGAAGAATATGGCTTACCCAAGCCTTTGGAAAGAGATggtgacaaaataaaaaaccagAAAGTAGATAACGACTATTTTTCCATGTACAACAACTTTTACAATAAGGTACCAGAGCCCGTTTTCTTGCCTTCAACGACACAACGACCTACTATAGTTTCCACGACTACACCTTCTACTACGACTTCATTAATTGGTAATGTAGAGAACATTTGGCATATTATAGACAATGAAAAGCTTTATCAAGAAAAAGGAAAGTGGGATGAAGTGCCATTGCCATCTTATGAATATACGAGTGATGGGAGTAATGACGACCTTAGTGGTGCGCATGTAACAGAAGCTGAACCCAACGATTCACTTAAAAAGACAGACGAAGATGAAGAATCGATTGGCGTAAACTTTGCTTTGCCagg atTTGCAACGAATACTGGAAACGCGGCTGAAAATGAGTCAAGAGCGATTCGCACTGAACAAAATATACGATTTCCCTATGTTAATTTGAAACCGTTTCAAATGAATAACTTGAAAAAACCTATGCTGGATCTTTTGTCAAATAGTAAAAagggaaataatttattaactagCTTAGATAGTTTTTTCGAAACTAAAAATCCAGTAAGAGGGGAAGCTCACGATTTTGGAAATACTCCAATGAACCAGCCCATTGATCGGTATAATCCCGCACAACCTTATTTACCTCAGGTTTACAGTAGCAAATCAAAGCAATCAGGCCCAATTTCTTCACCTCCAAAAGCCACTGCTAGCCTGGTTCCACCCCCGCCTCCACCTTCTAACGGGCTCAATTTGCCATCTCCCGTAAGTTATGATTCATTTCCTCCATATACCCTAGATTCTGGCTTTGGGTCTTCTTCACCTTCGTTTCCTCCAGCACCTGCCCCAGTACCTGAATCACTCCCATCACCACCAGTAATCACTCCCAGTGATGATGATTCAATTGATACATATTCTGGTCCTAGTGGAGAAAGCGATGGACCATCGATGGATATTGGATATCGTTATAAAGTACCTTCTCCACCATCACCACCAGCTTTTTTACCCACTATAGCACCAATAAGTAAACCATTTAATGGCTATTCATATAATAAGCCAGATATGCCATCCAACAACGCTAACTCCATGATGCCTATGGACCAAAATCAAGGTTTTCAAGGATATCACTATAGTAAACCAACACCGACTCTTCAGGCTCCACAATCTGAGACATATGATTCTCCTACAAGTTATGGTCATCCAGCTTCTGGCCCGACATATGGTTCAGCACCAGATTTTGGTGATTCAGGTCCCCCATCTGAACACCATAATTTCCCTTTCCCTGACTCTAATGGTAACGATTTTAAAGATGCTGGAATGATGCCTCCACCAGATATAAAACCTTACGGTAGTCCTCCAAGTGATCATAGTTTTCCCAGTGATTTTCCAACAGACTTTAAATTCCCTCATGACTTCGATGACCATGATCATGATCACTATCTGCATCATGACCAGCCACCATCTTCTACCGAAATGCCTCGTGTTAATAGATTCAGTTACTATTATTTAGGGAAAAAGTTATATTACTTACCGCTATACTTCAGCGTTTACTTTATTGTTTATGTGGGAGCTTTAATTATTAAGGCAGTACTTCGTCATAAAATAGTGTACCCTAACAGTTGGAGGCCGAACACGACGACTGCCGGTTTTTTCTCCAAGAGATCAGTGGATGATTTCCTCCAGCACGACAACATGCACGAATTGACTGGACGGATTACTCACGCTATAGCGACTGCTGCAGAGAAATATACTAAGagcaaaagaaaataa
- the LOC123716579 gene encoding major facilitator superfamily domain-containing protein 6-B-like — MHLIRLFFKRILDDFRQKKLMPLKILCFVHASTQLVLYPYLTIHMRELGINVEETAVMSSLTPLFLIMIPPLAGLFADKIGNFRLLLALTSSMGGLSALLLLLVPVGRYTITYPPAVELIASCDNAVLHLQDVRQYSCHPLHPYEHDTNLTLQSCGFVCQSQNASTDMNVVLKSKFYNINLKSLKLSQRLIYRNAIKQIPKDFDSEDRKVIRIMTNDPNFNSTMTQVSDDKIYFPTPQLYTINCNDINNITCLLGDFDLISELEKDTHEDYRARIARRMEDDMDEPPVYLINAIQSRNKPFKDFEGVDSTTCKDGFREAENDVEVMVHVGYKEFSKCYSACAMTTPRKSLCVNSQQKIDIDPSFTFWSYMALRVFIGIISGTSFALFEGAVIAIIREQEADYGMQKVYGSVGGMISSPLSGLFIDYASRGKGYTDFRPAFYMYAVLKVMSGVLVLGLDLEFKKPAKTLVKDVITVFKNFEIVALLIVCVVMGTAWGYLESFLFWFLQDLGASQSLMGITITVGGVAGLPLLVLSGPIIKKIGHSNVLFIGFIFYAIRLFGYSFIYNPWLSLIFEAMESVTLSLSFTAAVTYAALLSSTTTDSSVQGLLGGLYYGVGKGAGSLIGGYLMKFFGTRLTYRLFAAATLVTGLFYFLFNRFCIRKFVKCRENDISGKNNANVESCEASDTKANIDVADKMSCEMTGLDRLKLVTDTTDGGSDSGVENPAYLDNELCKDDTKKIQEKRLN; from the exons ATGCATTTGATACGGTTATTCTTCAAAAGAATATTGGACGATTTCCGACAGAAAAAACTTATGCCCCTTAAGATACTATGCTTCGTACATGCCTCAA cGCAATTGGTTTTATATCCCTACTTAACAATACACATGCGAGAATTGGGTATAAATGTGGAAGAAACTGCCGTGATGTCATCTCTAACTCCGCTTTTTTTGATAATGATACCGCCACTAGCCGGATTGTTTGCCGATAAAATTGGAAACTTTAgg TTATTATTGGCTCTAACATCATCTATGGGTGGCTTATCAGCGTTGCTGCTACTTCTTGTGCCCGTTGGTAGATATACCATAACATATCCACCCGCGGTAGAACTTATAGCCTCGTGCGACAATGCTGTTCTGCATCTTCAAGATGTTAGACAATATTCTTGTCATCCTTTACATCCATATGAACATGATACTAATTTGAC gtTACAATCATGTGGATTTGTTTGCCAATCTCAAAACGCATCGACAGATATGAATGTTGtacttaaaagtaaattttataatattaatttaaagtcttTGAAACTATCACAGCGGCTTATATATCGAAACGCCATAAAACAAATACCCAAAGATTTTGATTCAGAAGATAGAAAAGTAATTCGTATCATGACAAACGAtccaaattttaattcaaccaTGACGCAAGTGTCCGatgacaaaatttattttcctaCACCGCAATTGTATACTATAAATtgtaatgatataaataacatcACATGTTTGTTGGGAGACTTCGATTTAATTTCGGAATTAGAAAAGGATACACATGAAGATTATCGTGCAAGAATAGCACGGCGTATGGAAGATGATATGGATGAACCACCAGTGTATTTGATAAATGCCATACAAAGTAGAAATAAACCATTTAAAGATTTTGAAGGCGTTGATAGTACAACGTGTAAAGATGGGTTCAGGGAA gcTGAAAACGATGTTGAAGTCATGGTTCACGTTGGATATAAAGAATTTTCTAAATGCTACTCGGCTTGTGCCATGACAACACCTAGGAAAAGTCTCTGTGTAAATAGTCAGCAAAAGATTGATATAGATCCTTCTTTTACTTTTTGGAGTTATATGGCT CTTCGAGTGTTTATTGGTATTATTAGTGGAACATCGTTTGCGTTATTTGAAGGAGCTGTAATAGCCATAATTAGAGAGCAAGAAGCCGACTACGGAATGCAGAAAGTTTATGGAAGTGTTGGAGGCATGATTTCTTCACCTCTTTCAGGGTTGTTCATTGATTATGCTAGTAGAGGGAAAGGATATACAGACTTCAG GCCCGCCTTTTATATGTATGCAGTGTTGAAGGTAATGTCTGGGGTCCTAGTATTAGGCCTTGACCTTGAGTTTAAAAAACCTGCAAAGACCCTAGTAAAAGATGTTATCACGGTATTTAAAAACTTCGAAATCGTCGCTCTTCTCATCGTTTGCGTTGTAATGG GAACTGCCTGGGGGTATCTCGAAAGCTTCCTATTCTGGTTCCTACAAGACCTAGGAGCGTCGCAATCGCTCATGGGCATTACTATCACAGTGGGTGGGGTCGCTGGCTTACCTCTCTTAGTATTATCAGGCccaatcattaaaaaaataggacATTCCAATGTACTTTTCATCGGATTCATCTTTTACGCCATTCGTCTTTTTG GTTATTCGTTCATATACAACCCGTGGCtgagtttaatatttgaagcgATGGAATCGGTGACTTTGTCGTTGTCGTTCACTGCGGCAGTCACGTACGCGGCCCTCCTTTCCTCAACTACGACCGATTCTTCCGTACAAGGCTTACTAGGAGGACTCTATTATGGTGTTG GTAAAGGTGCCGGAAGTCTTATTGGTGGatatttgatgaaattttttggTACCCGATTGACATATCGACTATTTGCAGCCGCTACGTTGGTCACTggcttattttatttccttttcAATAGATTTTGTATAAGAAAGTTTGTGAAATGTAGAGAAAACGACATCTCTGGTAAAAATAATGCAAATGTAGAGTCGTGTGAGGCTTCAGATACAAAAGCTAACATAGATGTCGCTGACAAAATGTCGTGTGAAATGACTGGCTTGGACCGTTTGAAATTAGTTACGGATACAACAGATGGCGGCAGTGACTCTGGTGTAGAAAACCCAGCGTATTTGGATAATGAATTATGCAAAGATGACACAAAGAAAATACAAGAAAAGCgcttaaactaa